One Hyphomicrobium sp. CS1GBMeth3 DNA segment encodes these proteins:
- a CDS encoding SRPBCC family protein gives MLKRILIGLAAIVLVFLGYVAFLKPAEFQIERSSIIVAPPSAVFAEVNNFHNWEAWSPWAKLDPNAKATFEGPDAGEGAVFQWSGNDQIGEGRMTLLESRPDERIRIRIDFVKPFEGTNAAEFTFKPDGPRTIVTWTMSGEQTFLQKVISVFVNVDNLVGAEFEKGLANLKSVVEAKLG, from the coding sequence ATGCTGAAACGGATACTGATCGGACTTGCCGCGATCGTGCTTGTGTTCTTGGGCTACGTGGCGTTCTTGAAGCCGGCTGAGTTCCAGATCGAGCGCTCGAGCATCATCGTCGCGCCGCCATCCGCGGTGTTCGCGGAGGTCAACAACTTCCACAACTGGGAGGCGTGGTCGCCATGGGCCAAGCTCGATCCAAATGCGAAGGCGACGTTCGAGGGGCCTGACGCCGGCGAAGGGGCGGTGTTCCAATGGTCCGGCAACGACCAGATCGGCGAAGGCCGCATGACGCTGCTTGAAAGCCGCCCGGACGAACGCATTCGCATCCGCATCGATTTCGTGAAGCCGTTTGAAGGCACCAACGCAGCCGAGTTCACGTTCAAGCCCGACGGCCCGCGCACGATCGTGACCTGGACGATGTCGGGCGAGCAGACGTTTTTGCAAAAAGTCATCTCGGTGTTCGTCAACGTCGACAATCTCGTCGGCGCCGAATTCGAAAAGGGCCTTGCCAACCTGAAATCCGTCGTCGAGGCGAAGCTCGGCTAG
- a CDS encoding pyridoxamine 5'-phosphate oxidase family protein: MGQKSLADIASDMRGIDIAMLSTITEGGAIASRPMSNNGEVEYDGNSYYFTRDDTRLVHDIERDPDVALAFSSKPGLFSGGLFIAVAGKAEIIRDKLAFPAHWTSDHDAWFEQGIDTPGLVMLKVHANHIKYWSGGDEGELAV, from the coding sequence ATGGGCCAGAAATCCCTCGCCGACATCGCCAGCGACATGCGCGGCATCGATATCGCCATGCTGTCGACCATCACCGAGGGCGGTGCGATCGCCAGCCGTCCGATGAGCAACAACGGCGAGGTCGAGTACGACGGCAACTCGTACTACTTCACGCGGGACGACACGCGCCTCGTGCACGACATCGAGCGCGATCCCGACGTGGCGCTCGCGTTCAGCTCGAAGCCGGGGCTGTTTAGCGGCGGCCTCTTCATCGCGGTCGCGGGAAAGGCTGAGATCATCCGCGACAAGCTGGCGTTCCCGGCACACTGGACATCCGACCACGATGCCTGGTTCGAGCAAGGCATCGACACGCCCGGGCTTGTCATGCTGAAGGTGCATGCCAATCACATCAAGTATTGGAGCGGTGGCGACGAAGGCGAACTCGCGGTTTAA
- a CDS encoding MFS transporter — MLDDHAPPSAKAGRRDWIGLAVIALPCVLYSMDLTVLHLAVPKIAADLKPGSAALLWIVDIYGFMVAGALVTMGTLGDRIGRRRLLLIGAAAFGVTSLLAAFATSAEMLIVARALQGLAAATLAPSTLSLIRNMFHDDRERAFAIGVWIACFSAGAAIGPVVGGLLLAHFWWGSVFLINVPVMLLLMALGPILLPEFRDPNAGRIDLVSATQSMVAVLSIIYGMKRIAEVGVGPLPLFAIGFGLLVGTYFFHRQSRLADPLIDVNLFRVRGISAALATNIVALFVVFGTFLFIAQYLQLVLGMGPLEAGLWTAPTGIVFALGSLAAPYLERNYRPHVVVAGGFLVSAVGFLILTQLSATDGPWLLFIGMMILCLGVAPTGAITTDIVMAEAPPERAGAASAISETSFEFGGALGIAVLGSIVTAIYRSAMASQTLPGVPSESVDAAKDTLGGAVQVAAQLSGDRGPQLLAAAREAFVHAFEVTSALSALGAIGAALLAATLLRNVRQ, encoded by the coding sequence ATGTTGGATGACCACGCGCCTCCGAGCGCCAAGGCGGGGCGGCGTGACTGGATCGGGCTCGCCGTCATCGCGTTGCCGTGCGTGCTCTACTCCATGGACCTCACGGTGCTGCATCTCGCCGTGCCGAAGATCGCCGCCGACCTCAAGCCGGGCTCTGCTGCGCTGCTCTGGATCGTCGACATCTACGGTTTCATGGTTGCGGGTGCCCTGGTCACCATGGGCACGCTGGGCGACCGCATCGGCCGGCGTCGTCTGCTTCTGATCGGGGCCGCTGCGTTCGGCGTCACGTCGCTGCTTGCCGCCTTTGCCACCTCCGCCGAGATGCTGATCGTCGCCCGCGCGCTGCAGGGTCTTGCCGCGGCGACGCTGGCGCCGTCGACGCTCTCGCTGATCCGCAACATGTTCCACGACGATCGCGAGCGCGCCTTCGCCATCGGTGTCTGGATCGCGTGTTTCTCTGCAGGTGCCGCCATCGGGCCAGTCGTCGGCGGTCTGCTGCTTGCGCATTTCTGGTGGGGCTCCGTATTCCTGATCAACGTCCCCGTGATGCTGCTGCTGATGGCGCTCGGCCCGATCCTACTGCCGGAGTTTCGTGATCCGAACGCCGGACGCATTGATCTGGTCAGCGCCACGCAATCGATGGTCGCCGTGCTGTCGATCATCTACGGCATGAAGCGCATTGCGGAGGTCGGCGTGGGGCCTCTGCCGTTGTTCGCCATCGGCTTCGGTCTGCTCGTCGGCACCTACTTCTTCCACCGCCAGAGCCGGCTCGCCGATCCGCTGATCGACGTTAATCTGTTCCGCGTGCGGGGAATCTCCGCGGCACTCGCGACCAACATCGTCGCGCTGTTCGTCGTCTTCGGCACGTTCCTGTTCATCGCCCAGTACCTGCAGCTCGTGCTCGGCATGGGGCCGCTCGAGGCCGGCCTGTGGACCGCGCCCACCGGCATCGTATTCGCGTTGGGTTCGCTCGCCGCACCCTACTTGGAGCGCAACTATCGCCCGCACGTCGTCGTGGCGGGTGGCTTTCTCGTTTCGGCGGTTGGGTTCCTTATCTTGACGCAGCTCAGCGCAACCGATGGCCCATGGCTCCTGTTCATCGGCATGATGATCCTTTGCCTCGGCGTGGCGCCGACCGGTGCCATCACGACCGACATCGTCATGGCCGAGGCGCCACCGGAGCGGGCGGGCGCGGCGTCGGCCATTTCCGAAACGAGCTTCGAGTTCGGCGGCGCGCTTGGCATCGCCGTCCTTGGCAGCATCGTGACCGCGATCTATCGCAGCGCCATGGCGAGCCAGACATTGCCCGGCGTACCGTCCGAGTCTGTCGATGCGGCCAAGGATACCTTGGGCGGAGCTGTGCAAGTCGCAGCGCAGCTGAGCGGCGATCGTGGCCCGCAGCTGCTCGCAGCAGCGCGGGAAGCGTTCGTGCACGCTTTCGAGGTCACATCCGCGCTGTCGGCGTTGGGAGCCATCGGTGCTGCGCTTCTTGCCGCGACGCTGTTGCGCAACGTGAGACAGTGA
- a CDS encoding YdeI/OmpD-associated family protein, with amino-acid sequence MSNTKTKARPGETIEGGTVHALPPELQKALQTNKAALATWRDITPLARNEWICWIQSAKKAETRERRIIWGCENLEAGKRRPCCWPGCKHR; translated from the coding sequence ATGAGCAACACCAAGACCAAAGCGCGCCCAGGCGAGACGATCGAGGGCGGGACCGTTCACGCACTGCCGCCGGAATTGCAAAAGGCGCTGCAGACAAACAAAGCCGCGCTCGCCACCTGGCGTGACATCACCCCGTTGGCCCGTAACGAGTGGATTTGCTGGATCCAATCTGCCAAGAAGGCCGAGACGCGGGAGCGGCGCATTATCTGGGGCTGCGAAAATCTCGAAGCCGGCAAGAGGCGGCCGTGCTGCTGGCCGGGTTGCAAGCACCGGTAA
- a CDS encoding FKBP-type peptidyl-prolyl cis-trans isomerase, which yields MSGAVAGGFAPAAQAAEETTMPSGLKIIDTVAGTGAAPKTGQICVMHYTGWLYEDGQKGAKFDSSVDRGQPFEFPIGTGRVIAGWDEGVATMKVGGKRTLIIPPELGYGARGAGGVIPPNATLIFDVELLDVK from the coding sequence ATCTCCGGCGCGGTCGCAGGCGGGTTTGCGCCCGCCGCGCAAGCAGCAGAGGAAACGACCATGCCATCCGGCCTCAAGATCATCGACACCGTTGCCGGCACAGGCGCAGCGCCCAAGACGGGCCAGATCTGCGTCATGCACTACACGGGCTGGCTTTACGAGGACGGACAGAAGGGCGCGAAGTTCGACAGCTCCGTCGACCGTGGCCAGCCGTTCGAGTTCCCGATCGGCACCGGCCGCGTAATCGCCGGATGGGACGAGGGTGTCGCGACGATGAAGGTCGGCGGCAAGCGCACGCTGATCATTCCGCCGGAGCTCGGCTATGGCGCGCGCGGTGCCGGCGGCGTCATCCCGCCCAACGCCACGCTGATCTTCGACGTCGAGCTGCTCGACGTGAAATAA
- a CDS encoding DEAD/DEAH box helicase, which translates to MTFPLAHPALGRALAARGYSIPTAVQLAVLEANTAARDLLVSAQTGSGKTVAFGLAIAPTLLGDAERLPQAAEPLALIIAPTRELALQVQRELDWLYKDTGARVVACVGGMDARAEARQLGYGAHIVVGTPGRLRDHLERQRLDLSKLAAVVLDEADEMLDLGFREDLEFILDASPESRQTLLFSATMPREIAALAGRYQRDAVRIETLRRNEQHADIDYRAIRVVPGDTENAVVNVLRFYEAAAAIVFCSTREAVKRMHARLVERGFSAVALSGELTQNERAHALQALRDGRARVLVATDVAARGLDLPALALVIHADLPNDAETLLHRSGRTGRAGNKGLCMVIVPFNRRRKADALLAGAKLKVTWGPAPTAEEIRARDQERLLASAIFTDPATEEDIKLAEALKAGRTADEIALALARVHRAGLPAPEDLAEDTGPPPRRDARSPAPRERSRHRPDHAREARSHAPQDRDNGASPRDSRPPRPVRDHGREMVWFRVDIGRERKADPRWLLPLLCRAGDVTKSEIGAIKIFDRDTRFQIAAEFADKFAETARSMKPNEGRITRIGASMGDDAGMRSNPAHAAPARKDGEPRTATASSDRQPDVRAKTPWRDRKNGKTGGHPHRKGEAPRSHPKAPRPHAGSPKSHGAHKPVSKYAHKKKHRAAPQT; encoded by the coding sequence ATGACCTTCCCGTTAGCTCATCCCGCGCTCGGGCGCGCCCTTGCCGCGCGCGGCTACTCGATCCCAACGGCAGTGCAGCTGGCGGTCCTTGAAGCCAACACGGCAGCACGCGATCTGCTGGTCTCGGCCCAGACCGGCTCGGGGAAAACGGTAGCCTTTGGATTGGCCATCGCCCCCACGCTGCTCGGAGACGCGGAACGTCTGCCGCAGGCCGCCGAGCCGCTGGCCCTGATCATCGCACCAACGCGAGAGCTGGCGCTCCAAGTGCAGCGCGAGCTCGACTGGCTCTACAAGGACACCGGCGCGCGTGTCGTGGCCTGCGTCGGCGGCATGGATGCGCGCGCAGAGGCCCGCCAGCTCGGCTACGGCGCCCATATCGTCGTCGGCACGCCCGGGCGTCTGCGTGACCACCTGGAGCGGCAGCGCCTCGATCTGAGCAAGCTCGCCGCCGTCGTGCTCGACGAAGCCGACGAGATGCTCGATCTCGGCTTCCGCGAGGATCTGGAATTCATTCTCGATGCGTCACCGGAAAGCCGCCAGACGCTGCTGTTCTCCGCCACCATGCCACGCGAGATCGCAGCGCTGGCGGGGCGCTACCAGCGCGACGCCGTTCGCATCGAGACGCTGAGGCGCAACGAGCAGCATGCGGATATCGACTATCGGGCCATTCGCGTCGTGCCGGGCGATACGGAGAACGCAGTCGTCAACGTGCTACGATTTTATGAGGCGGCTGCCGCGATCGTGTTCTGCTCCACGCGCGAAGCCGTGAAGCGGATGCACGCGCGCCTCGTGGAGCGGGGCTTCTCCGCCGTGGCGCTTTCGGGAGAGTTGACCCAGAACGAGCGCGCGCATGCGCTGCAAGCTCTGCGGGATGGCCGCGCCCGTGTTCTCGTGGCGACGGATGTGGCGGCGCGCGGGCTCGACTTGCCGGCCCTCGCGCTCGTCATACACGCCGATCTCCCCAATGATGCCGAGACGCTCCTTCACCGCTCAGGCCGCACGGGCCGGGCCGGCAACAAGGGCCTGTGCATGGTGATCGTGCCGTTCAATCGCCGGCGCAAGGCAGATGCGCTGCTGGCCGGTGCCAAGCTGAAGGTCACGTGGGGCCCCGCGCCGACTGCCGAAGAGATCCGTGCGCGCGACCAGGAGCGGCTTCTCGCCAGCGCCATTTTCACGGACCCCGCAACCGAGGAGGACATCAAGCTCGCAGAGGCCCTTAAGGCCGGACGCACCGCGGACGAGATCGCTCTCGCTCTTGCCCGAGTGCATCGCGCCGGGCTTCCTGCCCCGGAAGATCTGGCCGAGGATACCGGTCCGCCGCCTCGGCGCGATGCCCGTTCGCCGGCACCGCGGGAGCGGTCCAGACATCGGCCAGATCATGCACGCGAAGCTCGCAGTCACGCGCCGCAGGATCGCGACAACGGCGCGAGCCCGCGCGACAGCCGCCCCCCGCGCCCGGTGCGGGACCACGGCCGCGAGATGGTGTGGTTCCGCGTCGATATCGGCCGTGAGCGCAAAGCCGATCCCCGCTGGCTGCTTCCGCTCCTCTGCCGCGCCGGCGACGTGACGAAGTCCGAGATCGGCGCCATCAAGATCTTCGACCGCGACACGCGCTTCCAGATCGCCGCCGAATTCGCGGACAAGTTCGCGGAGACCGCGCGCTCCATGAAGCCCAACGAAGGGCGGATCACGCGCATCGGCGCATCCATGGGGGACGATGCTGGGATGCGGAGCAATCCGGCCCACGCGGCCCCGGCGCGCAAAGATGGAGAGCCCAGAACCGCCACCGCGTCGTCCGACCGTCAACCGGACGTCCGCGCCAAGACGCCGTGGCGAGATCGAAAGAACGGCAAGACCGGCGGTCATCCCCATCGCAAGGGTGAGGCGCCGAGAAGCCATCCTAAGGCTCCAAGGCCTCACGCCGGTTCGCCAAAATCACACGGCGCGCACAAGCCTGTATCGAAATATGCCCATAAGAAGAAGCATCGCGCGGCCCCCCAGACCTAG
- a CDS encoding DUF2147 domain-containing protein, with amino-acid sequence MIIDIRSLTLATAGAIIFSTTGHAGTDPSGIWFDPERRGAVEIAPCASGTGHCGYVVHIADAKNAKRCGMQILGNVTAGGGGWIYSPDRGRKYTVALKRLSDDRLRVVGNAGSFFSKTFTWTRAPDDLARCDGTTAASPAKTVPVAASAPTPLSDPKTEAAAPIATGATSPSVALLGKPMKPAPEQARATAAPAVQPSAPPVQSVAAPAPAAAPAPAEETFEAAPRRTCKFKIPYVGRVIDIPCRD; translated from the coding sequence ATGATTATCGACATTCGCAGTCTGACGCTTGCGACAGCGGGCGCCATCATCTTTTCCACCACCGGCCATGCCGGCACTGATCCATCGGGCATCTGGTTCGACCCGGAGCGCCGTGGGGCGGTCGAGATCGCACCCTGTGCCAGCGGCACCGGGCATTGCGGCTATGTGGTGCATATCGCCGACGCCAAGAACGCCAAGCGCTGCGGAATGCAGATTCTCGGCAACGTGACCGCGGGCGGCGGTGGCTGGATCTACAGCCCGGATCGCGGCCGCAAGTATACCGTTGCGTTGAAGCGCCTCAGCGATGACCGCCTGCGCGTGGTCGGAAACGCCGGCTCTTTCTTCAGCAAGACGTTTACCTGGACACGGGCTCCTGACGATCTCGCCCGCTGCGACGGAACGACGGCCGCCTCTCCCGCCAAGACGGTGCCTGTTGCGGCTTCCGCCCCGACGCCGCTGTCAGACCCCAAGACTGAGGCCGCCGCGCCGATAGCAACGGGCGCGACGAGCCCCTCCGTTGCCCTGCTCGGCAAGCCGATGAAGCCTGCTCCCGAACAGGCCCGCGCTACGGCGGCGCCTGCTGTCCAGCCGAGTGCGCCGCCGGTGCAGTCGGTCGCGGCTCCAGCTCCGGCTGCTGCTCCCGCTCCCGCCGAGGAGACCTTCGAGGCCGCGCCCCGGCGCACCTGCAAGTTCAAGATCCCCTACGTCGGCCGCGTCATCGATATCCCCTGTCGCGACTAG
- a CDS encoding DUF2905 domain-containing protein translates to MGKALIIAGIVLVAVGLLWMLGERFGLGRLPGDILIEREGTRIYIPIATSLLISVVLSLVLWLFFSR, encoded by the coding sequence GTGGGCAAGGCCCTGATCATCGCCGGGATTGTGCTGGTCGCCGTCGGCCTGCTGTGGATGCTGGGCGAGCGTTTCGGCCTTGGCCGCCTGCCGGGCGACATCCTGATCGAGCGCGAAGGCACCCGCATCTACATTCCGATCGCGACCTCGCTCTTAATCAGCGTCGTGCTTTCGCTGGTTCTGTGGTTGTTCTTTAGCCGCTGA
- a CDS encoding DUF72 domain-containing protein encodes MSAQGTIRTGIGGWTFEPWRGVFYPDKLPHAKELSFASRALTSIEINGTYYRSQTPTTFAKWARDVPDGFVFSVKGPRFATNRRVLAEAGDSLKRFFDSGPTMLGDRLGPLLWQFAPTKKFDAADFGAFLELLPESFDGHRLRHTVEVRHPSFKSDEFISLVRQAGVPVVYADHPTYPAIADPVGDFVYARLQKGEDDIETGYPKAEITGWAKAAQTWAEGGVPSRVEADCVAPVPKDAKRRRDVFVYFIHGGKVRAPAAAQTLIEALDSKMSKKGARD; translated from the coding sequence ATGAGCGCACAAGGAACCATCAGGACCGGCATCGGCGGCTGGACGTTCGAGCCCTGGCGCGGGGTGTTCTATCCGGACAAGCTTCCGCACGCGAAGGAGTTGTCGTTCGCAAGCCGCGCACTGACCAGCATCGAGATCAATGGCACCTACTATCGGTCGCAGACGCCCACGACGTTCGCCAAGTGGGCCCGCGACGTGCCGGACGGGTTCGTGTTCTCCGTCAAAGGGCCGCGGTTCGCGACCAACCGCCGGGTGCTCGCCGAAGCCGGTGACTCGCTCAAACGCTTCTTCGATTCCGGCCCGACGATGCTCGGCGACCGGCTCGGCCCCCTGCTCTGGCAGTTCGCGCCGACCAAGAAATTCGATGCCGCCGATTTCGGTGCGTTCCTGGAACTCCTGCCCGAAAGCTTCGACGGGCACCGGCTGCGCCATACCGTGGAAGTGCGCCATCCGTCGTTCAAGAGCGATGAGTTCATCTCGCTCGTGAGGCAGGCTGGCGTGCCGGTCGTCTATGCCGATCATCCGACCTATCCGGCGATCGCCGATCCGGTCGGCGACTTCGTCTACGCGCGCCTGCAAAAGGGCGAGGACGACATCGAGACCGGATATCCCAAGGCTGAGATCACGGGCTGGGCCAAGGCCGCGCAAACCTGGGCCGAGGGTGGCGTGCCGTCGCGTGTCGAAGCGGATTGTGTCGCGCCCGTGCCGAAGGACGCCAAACGGCGGCGCGACGTGTTCGTGTACTTCATCCACGGCGGCAAAGTGCGAGCGCCCGCGGCGGCGCAAACCCTGATCGAAGCGCTTGATAGCAAGATGTCGAAAAAGGGCGCGCGCGACTAG
- a CDS encoding TIGR00645 family protein, which produces MPQDAERSPLQILASLIFGSRWLQVPLYLGLIIAQCVYVFLFLKELTHLLAHAASFGEQEIMLIVLGLIDVVMISNLLVMVIVGGYETFVSRLKLQGHPDQPEWLDHVNASVLKIKLAMAIIGISSIHLLKTFIAAGNLGKEGATFTEAGVMWQTIIHIVFILSAVGIAYVDKLGREIPSKGVSKPA; this is translated from the coding sequence ATGCCCCAAGACGCAGAACGGTCGCCCCTCCAAATTCTCGCTTCGCTCATCTTCGGATCGCGCTGGCTGCAGGTGCCGCTCTACCTCGGCCTGATCATCGCGCAATGCGTCTACGTCTTTCTGTTTCTCAAGGAGCTCACGCATCTGCTGGCGCATGCGGCCTCGTTCGGCGAGCAGGAGATCATGCTGATCGTGCTCGGTCTAATCGATGTCGTCATGATCTCGAACCTGCTGGTGATGGTCATTGTCGGCGGCTATGAGACGTTCGTTTCGCGGCTCAAGCTTCAGGGCCATCCCGATCAGCCGGAATGGCTCGACCATGTGAACGCGAGCGTGCTCAAGATCAAGCTTGCCATGGCCATCATCGGCATCTCGTCGATCCACCTTCTGAAGACATTCATCGCCGCCGGAAACCTCGGCAAGGAGGGCGCCACGTTCACAGAAGCGGGCGTGATGTGGCAGACGATCATCCACATCGTGTTCATTCTGTCGGCGGTCGGCATCGCGTATGTCGACAAGCTCGGACGGGAGATCCCGTCCAAGGGCGTCTCGAAGCCCGCTTGA
- a CDS encoding zinc ribbon domain-containing protein YjdM: MSTLPPCPKCKSTFTYEDGSLFVCPECAHEWSAAPALETEGSDDGVIRDSAGNILQDGDTITVIKDLKLKGSSKVIKMGTKVKNIRLVGGDHDIDCKIDGIGAMSLKSEFVKKA, translated from the coding sequence ATGAGCACCCTTCCGCCCTGCCCGAAATGCAAGTCCACGTTCACCTACGAGGATGGCAGCCTCTTCGTCTGTCCGGAGTGCGCGCACGAATGGAGCGCCGCACCTGCACTTGAGACAGAAGGCTCGGATGACGGCGTGATCCGGGACTCGGCCGGAAACATCCTGCAGGATGGCGACACCATCACCGTGATCAAAGACCTGAAGCTCAAAGGCTCATCGAAGGTCATCAAGATGGGGACGAAGGTGAAGAACATCCGCCTCGTCGGCGGCGATCACGACATCGACTGCAAGATCGACGGTATCGGCGCCATGAGCCTCAAATCCGAGTTCGTGAAGAAGGCGTGA
- a CDS encoding energy transducer TonB: METTADDILASTERLVPPLEKGQRMFRLALVVAFLLHAALFIEVGRSVPQRSVGDPSGATDAIAVDIVTEADLKSREAVAMPAAGTPTPPVAPPQPTPEPEPAPEPVEKAAEPAPPQPKEAPPQQEAPSEKAPQQQKTATAPDFEAALPDIATMPQPAEAAKPAPEPSPKPEAKQEPAKPVEKREAQPAKKKPAQKQARLDPSPKDFENAPPGRSAGATRPPGITRSGENDEFGRAVIRALRQTMPPPRGIFGRVTVRLILTPNGDLAEVQMLEASGTNLDQSVVFAAKQTYFPLPPYNATVADRTFTIRYVYR, encoded by the coding sequence ATGGAAACAACGGCAGACGACATTTTAGCCTCGACCGAGCGACTGGTTCCGCCCCTGGAGAAGGGTCAGCGGATGTTCCGGCTTGCCTTGGTTGTCGCATTTCTGTTGCATGCCGCGTTGTTCATCGAGGTCGGACGCTCGGTACCGCAGCGCTCGGTCGGCGACCCCTCGGGCGCCACCGACGCCATCGCCGTCGACATTGTCACGGAAGCGGATCTCAAGAGCCGCGAGGCCGTGGCGATGCCGGCGGCCGGCACGCCAACACCGCCCGTGGCACCCCCTCAGCCGACGCCCGAGCCGGAACCCGCACCCGAGCCCGTCGAAAAGGCCGCCGAGCCGGCCCCGCCGCAGCCCAAGGAGGCGCCTCCGCAACAGGAGGCACCCTCGGAGAAGGCGCCTCAACAGCAGAAGACCGCGACGGCGCCGGATTTCGAGGCCGCCCTTCCTGACATCGCGACCATGCCGCAGCCGGCCGAGGCCGCAAAGCCGGCACCCGAGCCGTCACCAAAGCCGGAAGCGAAACAGGAGCCCGCAAAACCCGTCGAGAAGCGCGAGGCGCAGCCCGCCAAGAAGAAGCCCGCGCAGAAGCAGGCGCGCCTCGATCCGTCTCCCAAGGATTTCGAGAACGCGCCGCCCGGCCGCTCCGCCGGGGCGACGCGGCCACCCGGCATCACGCGGTCCGGTGAGAACGACGAGTTCGGCCGCGCCGTAATCCGCGCCTTGCGCCAAACCATGCCGCCGCCACGCGGCATCTTCGGTCGCGTCACCGTGCGATTGATCCTGACCCCGAACGGCGACCTCGCGGAAGTGCAAATGCTGGAGGCGTCAGGGACCAATCTCGACCAGAGCGTCGTCTTCGCGGCCAAGCAGACGTACTTTCCTCTGCCGCCGTACAACGCAACGGTGGCCGACCGCACGTTCACGATCCGCTACGTTTACCGCTGA